The following are from one region of the Ignavibacteriota bacterium genome:
- a CDS encoding HEAT repeat domain-containing protein — protein sequence MKFTFTILFLILFVTAIIFPSAGPKTNLIVKHNTVESLLIGLNSDNIGLKSSSAYMIGELKISRAVIPLMKMLHDSIDEELRIAAALALYKIGTPMAINAVKQAIRFDASERVNKHCARFYYDFFKNKITDEDISMVAAKQR from the coding sequence ATGAAATTTACATTTACAATACTGTTTTTAATATTGTTTGTTACAGCAATAATCTTTCCTTCAGCCGGACCAAAAACAAATCTAATTGTAAAGCATAATACAGTTGAGAGTTTGCTAATCGGATTGAATTCTGATAACATTGGTCTAAAAAGCAGCAGTGCTTATATGATCGGTGAATTAAAAATATCGCGAGCTGTAATCCCATTAATGAAAATGCTGCATGATAGTATAGATGAAGAACTTAGAATTGCTGCTGCTCTTGCATTGTATAAAATAGGAACACCGATGGCAATAAATGCCGTGAAACAAGCTATCAGGTTTGATGCCAGCGAAAGAGTTAACAAACATTGTGCAAGATTTTATTACGACTTCTTCAAAAACAAAATTACAGATGAAGATATAAGTATGGTTGCTGCAAAACAGCGCTAA